One genomic window of Thalassoroseus pseudoceratinae includes the following:
- a CDS encoding menaquinone biosynthesis family protein, which translates to MTATETKIQINVGHSPDPDDAFMFHALANDKIETGRYEFTHTLQDIETLNRRALNAELELTAVSLHGYAYLTDRYALCACGASMGDQYGPMVVTREPMDIEQLRGKKIAVPGTLTTAFLTLKLLLGDDFTPEVHPFDEILNLVEQEKVDAGLIIHEGQLTYGDQGLHLVVDMGQWWYERTGLPLPLGANAIRKDLGQEVMEEVTVLLKQSIQYGLDHRQEALDYALQYGRDLDTGKADKFVGMYVNDWTLDFGERGREAVAELLKQAHDAGVIPNPVALEFIG; encoded by the coding sequence ATGACTGCCACCGAAACCAAAATCCAAATTAACGTCGGCCATAGCCCGGATCCTGATGATGCGTTCATGTTCCATGCGTTGGCAAACGACAAAATCGAAACCGGACGGTACGAGTTCACGCACACGCTGCAAGACATTGAAACGCTGAACCGTCGGGCACTCAATGCCGAGTTGGAACTTACCGCCGTCAGCTTGCACGGTTATGCCTACCTAACCGACCGCTACGCACTGTGCGCCTGTGGGGCAAGCATGGGGGATCAATACGGCCCCATGGTCGTTACGCGGGAACCGATGGACATCGAACAACTCCGCGGCAAAAAAATTGCCGTTCCTGGCACACTGACAACAGCGTTCTTGACGCTCAAACTTTTGCTCGGTGACGATTTCACTCCGGAAGTTCATCCCTTCGATGAAATTCTGAATCTCGTCGAGCAAGAGAAAGTCGATGCTGGTTTGATCATCCATGAAGGTCAGTTGACCTATGGGGATCAGGGGTTGCATTTGGTTGTCGACATGGGCCAATGGTGGTACGAGCGAACCGGCTTGCCGTTGCCGTTGGGAGCGAACGCGATTCGCAAAGACCTTGGCCAAGAAGTGATGGAAGAAGTGACGGTATTGCTGAAGCAGAGCATTCAGTATGGGCTCGATCACCGTCAGGAAGCCCTCGACTACGCCCTGCAATACGGTCGCGATTTGGACACCGGCAAAGCCGACAAATTCGTGGGGATGTACGTCAACGATTGGACGCTCGACTTCGGCGAACGCGGCCGCGAAGCTGTGGCTGAACTGCTGAAACAAGCCCACGATGCAGGTGTCATTCCAAACCCGGTCGCCTTGGAGTTCATCGGGTAA
- a CDS encoding ABC-F family ATP-binding cassette domain-containing protein — protein MILLTVRDLSRQFDRDPVFSGVTFDVRPGERIGLVGPNGTGKSTLLNVLCGIDHSDTGSIEKHPAAEIAKLEQEAHFEPGRTLIEEARAGLAHLYGLQQESIDIAEKMGTVSGVELERLQKRYDVLQHELEKHDAYHIDHRVEEVLTGLGFSPEEYDRPLVSFSGGQQNRALLARLLLRAPELMLLDEPTNHLDIAATEWLEGWLARTNDRGLILVSHDRFFLDRVTNRILELHGGKLNDYKGNFSAYWQQRGERQKVAQRTAEKQQEYVARQEDFIRRNQYGQKHAQAADRKKKLERLETVETIDDFFELPMGFPKPTRAGDWVIDTEDVSQGFDDNPPLFQDFTLRILRGNRVGILGPNGSGKTTLLRTLIGEFPPKTGNIRFGANVQIAYYDQQLSSVDPSKSAIEATRPANKPEMTPGELRSILARFGIRGEQARQDVGSMSGGEKSKVALARIAALDANLLILDEPTNHLDLWARSSLEETLKTYEGTILFVSHDRYFVNQVAESVIVLEPDGWRYHEGNYSDFTAFRENRAAEAAAIEAAQKPPEKKPAQTPQSSTEKSSNNKKRKRKFAYRKVSDLETDIAETEELIERLQAELSDPETHRDGDRVKETMEAYDDATNRLEELYEHWEEAVELN, from the coding sequence ATGATTTTGCTCACTGTTCGTGATTTGTCTCGGCAATTTGACCGCGATCCGGTGTTCTCCGGCGTGACATTCGATGTCCGCCCCGGTGAACGCATCGGGCTGGTGGGGCCGAACGGCACTGGAAAATCGACGTTACTCAATGTCCTTTGTGGAATTGATCATTCCGATACCGGCAGCATCGAGAAACATCCTGCCGCCGAAATTGCCAAGCTCGAGCAGGAAGCTCATTTCGAGCCCGGTCGAACATTGATCGAGGAAGCCCGCGCGGGGTTGGCACATCTGTACGGCTTGCAGCAGGAATCCATCGACATCGCGGAGAAGATGGGGACCGTTAGCGGAGTTGAATTGGAGCGACTCCAAAAACGGTACGATGTGCTGCAACACGAACTCGAAAAACACGATGCGTACCACATTGATCACCGCGTCGAGGAAGTTTTAACGGGGTTGGGCTTTTCGCCGGAAGAGTACGATCGGCCGCTGGTGAGTTTCAGCGGCGGACAGCAAAACCGGGCGTTGTTGGCTCGGCTGTTGCTCCGGGCTCCCGAATTGATGTTGCTCGACGAACCCACAAACCACCTCGACATCGCCGCGACCGAGTGGCTGGAAGGATGGTTGGCCCGCACGAACGATCGCGGTTTGATTCTGGTCAGTCACGATCGCTTCTTTCTCGATCGGGTGACGAATCGCATTCTCGAACTGCACGGTGGGAAACTCAACGATTACAAAGGCAACTTCTCCGCCTACTGGCAGCAACGCGGCGAGCGGCAGAAAGTCGCTCAGCGAACGGCCGAGAAACAGCAGGAATACGTCGCTCGTCAAGAAGACTTCATCCGCCGCAATCAATATGGGCAAAAACATGCGCAAGCGGCGGATCGAAAGAAGAAGTTGGAACGGTTGGAAACAGTCGAGACCATTGACGATTTCTTCGAACTTCCAATGGGCTTTCCCAAACCAACGCGAGCCGGTGATTGGGTGATCGACACCGAAGATGTCTCGCAGGGGTTCGACGACAATCCGCCGCTGTTCCAAGATTTCACCCTCCGCATTCTGCGAGGAAACCGCGTGGGGATTCTCGGCCCGAACGGCAGCGGCAAAACGACTTTGCTGCGAACACTCATCGGGGAATTCCCTCCAAAGACCGGCAACATTCGGTTCGGGGCGAATGTGCAGATCGCGTATTACGACCAGCAGTTGAGTAGCGTCGATCCAAGCAAATCGGCAATTGAAGCGACACGCCCCGCGAATAAACCGGAAATGACACCCGGCGAGCTCCGCAGCATTTTGGCCCGGTTCGGCATCCGTGGCGAGCAGGCTCGGCAAGATGTCGGTAGCATGAGCGGTGGTGAGAAAAGCAAAGTCGCACTCGCCAGAATCGCGGCCCTCGATGCGAATTTGCTCATCCTCGACGAACCGACAAACCACCTCGATTTGTGGGCGAGATCGTCGCTGGAAGAAACGCTCAAGACGTACGAAGGGACGATTCTGTTCGTCAGCCACGACCGGTATTTCGTCAATCAAGTGGCGGAAAGTGTGATCGTGTTGGAGCCAGATGGTTGGCGGTATCACGAGGGGAATTACTCGGATTTCACCGCCTTCCGGGAAAATCGTGCGGCTGAAGCGGCGGCCATCGAAGCGGCTCAGAAACCACCCGAGAAGAAACCCGCCCAAACGCCGCAATCGTCCACAGAGAAATCCTCGAACAACAAGAAGCGGAAACGAAAGTTCGCCTATCGGAAAGTTTCCGACTTGGAAACCGACATCGCCGAGACCGAGGAACTCATCGAGCGACTTCAGGCCGAACTCAGTGACCCCGAGACGCATCGCGACGGCGACCGTGTGAAAGAAACAATGGAAGCCTACGACGACGCCACCAATCGGTTGGAAGAGCTTTATGAACACTGGGAAGAAGCGGTGGAGTTGAACTAA
- the solA gene encoding N-methyl-L-tryptophan oxidase, giving the protein MPQTYDAIVLGVGGVGSAALYQLASRGLRVLGIDRFGIAHDQGSSHGETRVIRQAYFEHPDYVPLLRHAYRLWDQLEKEAESELFHRVGLMLCGPADGEAIPGVKLAAERYGVDIETLSMTDAQKRFRGFQFPEETEVIFEPDAGFLEVENCVRTHIELAKQKGAQLRVGESVKGWQSESNSSVRVTTTTGEYHAGSLIISAGAWASEWLNALEIPLTVLRKVMLWFAVQTAEYDEIQRTPVFYFERPDGTFFAPPCSDGQTIRLVKHDGGETVTNPLTVDRDLKPNDVKPLVKFVRETLPGLDPLPTRHGVCLYTMSPDGHFLVDRHPDHEKVVFAAGLSGHGFKFASVLGAALVDLAIDGKTDLPIGFLGTDRFQNL; this is encoded by the coding sequence ATGCCCCAAACTTACGATGCAATCGTGCTTGGCGTCGGTGGTGTGGGCAGTGCGGCTTTGTACCAACTCGCTTCGCGTGGACTGCGGGTCCTGGGGATCGATCGCTTTGGCATCGCCCATGACCAAGGCAGTTCGCATGGGGAAACTCGCGTCATTCGACAGGCGTATTTTGAGCATCCCGATTATGTCCCGTTGCTGCGACATGCGTATCGGTTGTGGGATCAACTAGAGAAAGAAGCGGAGTCGGAACTCTTTCACCGAGTCGGTTTGATGCTCTGCGGACCAGCCGACGGCGAAGCGATTCCAGGCGTGAAGTTGGCGGCCGAGCGTTACGGTGTGGATATCGAAACGCTCTCGATGACCGATGCCCAAAAGCGGTTTCGTGGTTTCCAGTTTCCGGAAGAAACCGAAGTCATCTTCGAACCGGACGCGGGGTTTCTCGAAGTCGAAAACTGCGTTCGAACCCACATTGAGCTGGCAAAGCAGAAGGGGGCGCAACTGCGTGTCGGGGAGAGCGTCAAGGGATGGCAGAGCGAATCGAATAGCAGCGTCCGCGTGACGACAACCACTGGCGAATACCACGCCGGTTCGCTGATCATCTCAGCCGGGGCTTGGGCGAGTGAATGGTTGAACGCTCTGGAGATTCCTTTGACCGTCTTGCGGAAAGTCATGCTCTGGTTCGCGGTGCAAACCGCCGAGTACGACGAAATCCAACGCACGCCGGTGTTCTACTTTGAACGCCCTGACGGCACCTTCTTCGCACCGCCGTGTTCCGATGGGCAGACGATTCGACTGGTGAAACACGACGGCGGCGAAACCGTGACCAATCCGTTGACGGTCGATCGGGACCTGAAACCAAACGATGTCAAACCCCTCGTCAAATTCGTCCGCGAGACACTGCCGGGCTTGGATCCCCTCCCGACGCGACACGGCGTATGTCTCTACACCATGTCGCCGGATGGGCACTTTCTTGTCGATCGGCACCCGGATCACGAAAAAGTCGTCTTCGCCGCCGGACTTTCCGGGCACGGCTTCAAATTCGCCAGCGTCCTGGGAGCCGCCCTTGTAGACTTGGCAATCGACGGCAAAACCGACTTGCCGATCGGATTCCTCGGGACCGACCGATTCCAAAACTTATAA
- a CDS encoding DUF1559 domain-containing protein — translation MSRSVRPHGVSRGFTLIELLVVIAIIAILIALLLPAVQQAREAARRTQCKNNLKQLGLALHNYLDTARSFPPSFCVDGVDGTGGEWSMQARILPFLEQGNLFNNIDFNIPYDAGTNAGLVAPRRVDVLLCPSDPGDRERTDSSGTAIHYPVCYGFNGGTWQVYDPATGQGGDGAFFPNSKTKPRDFTDGTSNTIGLAEVKAFTPYLRDGGSGPAAVPTDPSTISGLGGSFKTETGHTEWVDGRVHQTGFTTTFTPNTEVLHTDGSNTYDIDYTSCREDKSCGSAVRAAVTSRSYHPGIVQVLLMDGSTRSVSDSINLQTWRNLGARNDGEVIGDY, via the coding sequence ATGTCTCGCAGTGTTCGTCCGCATGGTGTTTCCCGTGGTTTCACCCTGATTGAATTGTTGGTGGTCATCGCAATCATTGCAATTCTGATTGCTCTGTTGCTCCCGGCTGTTCAGCAAGCACGCGAAGCCGCCCGCCGTACGCAATGCAAGAACAATTTGAAGCAACTCGGATTGGCACTTCATAACTATTTGGATACCGCTCGCTCGTTTCCTCCAAGTTTCTGCGTCGATGGTGTGGACGGCACGGGTGGGGAATGGTCAATGCAAGCACGCATCTTGCCGTTCTTGGAACAAGGCAACTTGTTCAACAATATCGATTTCAACATCCCGTACGATGCCGGAACCAACGCGGGACTTGTGGCTCCTCGGCGAGTTGACGTCCTGTTGTGCCCAAGCGATCCCGGCGACCGCGAACGAACCGATTCCAGCGGAACCGCCATTCACTACCCCGTTTGCTACGGTTTCAATGGTGGAACCTGGCAGGTGTATGATCCCGCCACCGGACAAGGCGGCGATGGTGCTTTCTTCCCCAATAGTAAAACGAAGCCTCGGGATTTCACCGACGGAACCTCGAACACAATCGGCCTTGCTGAAGTCAAAGCCTTCACTCCGTATCTTCGAGATGGTGGCAGTGGTCCCGCCGCTGTGCCGACTGATCCCAGCACCATCAGCGGACTTGGTGGTAGCTTCAAGACGGAAACTGGTCACACGGAATGGGTTGATGGTCGTGTCCATCAAACCGGCTTCACCACCACGTTCACGCCCAATACCGAAGTTCTCCACACGGATGGCTCGAATACCTACGACATCGACTACACCAGCTGTCGGGAAGACAAAAGTTGCGGCAGTGCGGTCCGGGCGGCGGTGACTTCTCGCAGCTATCATCCGGGCATTGTTCAAGTTTTGTTGATGGATGGTTCGACGCGATCGGTCAGTGATTCCATCAATTTGCAAACGTGGCGAAATCTCGGGGCTCGGAATGACGGCGAGGTAATCGGCGATTACTAA
- a CDS encoding NAD-dependent epimerase/dehydratase family protein, which produces MRVLVTGAAGFVGRHVTRSLSDHFDLRLGDIQSMDDPRWISCDITDPASVRAAMEGVDAVLHLAMASGLEGSIEDDAFNQVRFDVHVRGTFNVLKAAADAGAKRVIHTSSIMVVWGYEPPEWVAGDAPAKPVGTYAITKMLGEVACAEAARQWDLSILGLRIAKPVEVDNPLLQTHPIRPQWIAIPDLMRAYKLALRSDLEPSSFELITLVGESSQRRWDLSRAELLIGYRPEIRLEDLGCTLGSERAPLV; this is translated from the coding sequence ATGCGGGTACTCGTCACCGGTGCGGCGGGGTTTGTCGGGCGGCATGTGACCCGGTCGCTTTCCGATCATTTCGACCTTCGGTTGGGGGATATTCAATCGATGGACGATCCACGCTGGATTTCTTGCGACATCACGGACCCGGCATCCGTGCGAGCCGCGATGGAGGGCGTCGATGCGGTGCTGCATTTGGCGATGGCGTCGGGATTGGAAGGCAGCATCGAAGACGATGCGTTCAATCAAGTTCGGTTTGATGTGCACGTGCGTGGCACGTTCAACGTCTTAAAAGCCGCGGCCGATGCCGGGGCGAAACGGGTGATTCACACCAGTAGCATCATGGTTGTGTGGGGCTACGAACCCCCAGAGTGGGTGGCCGGCGACGCTCCCGCCAAGCCGGTTGGCACGTACGCCATCACCAAGATGTTGGGGGAAGTCGCGTGTGCCGAAGCCGCACGACAGTGGGATCTGAGTATTCTTGGATTACGGATTGCCAAGCCAGTTGAAGTCGACAATCCCCTTCTTCAAACGCACCCGATTCGTCCCCAATGGATCGCCATTCCCGATTTGATGCGTGCCTACAAGTTGGCGTTGCGGTCGGATCTCGAACCGTCATCGTTTGAGTTGATCACGCTCGTTGGTGAAAGTTCCCAGCGACGTTGGGATCTTTCTCGCGCGGAATTGCTGATCGGTTATCGGCCGGAGATTCGACTCGAAGACCTTGGGTGTACGCTTGGTAGTGAACGGGCACCATTGGTGTAA
- a CDS encoding Hsp20/alpha crystallin family protein, giving the protein MTSRTQKFDLWQDFGQLQNEMTRLFSRNLGEVFQRPAIFPLVNVRYNDDEVVLTAEVPGLEPEDLDITVTRDQVTLKGTRQADELQDGESFFRQERPKTEFERTVKWPVEVDPQSHDAKLANGILTLRLPRPSELKPQKISIQAG; this is encoded by the coding sequence ATGACAAGTCGAACTCAAAAATTTGATCTGTGGCAAGATTTTGGTCAGCTTCAGAACGAGATGACCCGCTTGTTCAGCCGTAATTTGGGAGAGGTCTTCCAACGCCCGGCGATCTTCCCGCTGGTGAATGTGCGGTACAACGATGACGAAGTCGTGTTGACGGCGGAAGTGCCGGGCTTGGAACCCGAGGATCTCGATATCACCGTGACCCGCGATCAGGTCACCCTGAAAGGAACGCGTCAAGCAGACGAATTGCAGGATGGCGAATCGTTCTTCCGACAAGAACGCCCCAAAACCGAATTCGAACGCACGGTGAAATGGCCCGTCGAGGTCGATCCACAATCGCACGATGCCAAACTCGCTAACGGCATCCTCACACTGCGATTGCCTCGCCCCTCGGAATTGAAACCGCAGAAAATCAGCATTCAAGCTGGATAA
- a CDS encoding Hsp20/alpha crystallin family protein: protein MSDQSLIPTETCNPQMTSENGTSADQTNGPVFRPHVDIVESNEAITLTADMPGVDENHVDLSIEKDVLTIRGTVTPPDWSDYKNGYTEYRVGNYERAFQLSNQIDRSGIEAKVRQGVLHVRLPKSQHAQTQRVTVQAG, encoded by the coding sequence ATGAGTGATCAATCCTTAATCCCAACTGAAACTTGCAACCCGCAGATGACAAGCGAAAACGGGACCAGTGCCGACCAAACCAATGGTCCTGTGTTTCGGCCGCATGTCGATATCGTCGAATCCAACGAAGCGATCACACTGACCGCCGACATGCCCGGAGTCGACGAGAACCATGTCGATCTTTCGATCGAAAAAGATGTCCTAACCATTCGTGGCACGGTGACGCCACCGGATTGGTCCGACTACAAAAACGGATACACGGAGTATCGAGTCGGCAACTATGAGCGGGCATTCCAACTGTCGAACCAGATCGACCGAAGCGGAATCGAGGCGAAAGTCCGACAGGGCGTGCTCCATGTTCGTCTGCCCAAATCCCAGCATGCTCAGACACAACGCGTCACCGTGCAAGCTGGTTAA
- a CDS encoding class I SAM-dependent methyltransferase, whose translation MVDFHSDSKRSYRQCLRCQLVFVPSSEFLPIPEERGHYEQHENDPADPAYRRFLSKVFIPLVERLPEGAVGLDFGCGPGPTLSVMFSEAGFLVENYDPAFARDESVFDACYDFITTTEVVEHLHRPRFELDRLWSLLKPGGWLAIMTSPLPPPEQFAGWHYKTEPTHVMFYAIETFEWLANHWSAHFETMSKTVFLFQRVETPSKKPPSSMEDGGKL comes from the coding sequence GTGGTAGATTTTCATTCCGATTCCAAACGCTCGTATCGGCAGTGTTTGCGTTGCCAGTTGGTCTTCGTGCCGTCATCCGAGTTCTTGCCCATCCCCGAGGAACGGGGCCACTACGAACAGCACGAGAATGACCCGGCCGACCCCGCGTATCGCCGGTTTCTGAGCAAGGTGTTCATCCCGCTGGTGGAACGGTTACCGGAAGGGGCAGTCGGTCTCGATTTCGGATGCGGTCCCGGTCCCACGCTATCGGTGATGTTCAGCGAAGCCGGGTTTCTGGTAGAGAATTACGATCCGGCGTTTGCTCGCGACGAATCCGTGTTCGATGCCTGTTACGATTTCATTACCACCACGGAGGTCGTCGAGCATTTGCATCGTCCGCGATTCGAACTCGATCGGTTGTGGAGCCTGCTCAAACCCGGTGGATGGTTGGCAATCATGACCAGTCCGCTGCCGCCACCCGAACAGTTTGCAGGTTGGCATTACAAGACCGAACCCACGCACGTGATGTTCTACGCGATCGAAACCTTTGAATGGCTCGCAAATCATTGGTCCGCTCACTTCGAGACCATGAGCAAAACCGTCTTTCTATTTCAACGAGTGGAGACTCCATCGAAAAAGCCCCCGTCTTCGATGGAAGACGGGGGCAAACTGTGA
- a CDS encoding universal stress protein, which translates to MHNIDKVLVGIDAFKGSEISLAGLSEPNRNAVNRATWLAGQSDASMIFAIVVDAAGPTKDEFLASEPGQQVQALLQELEAHAKSEGVQASSQLLFGKSAVELTRVAVQEPADILIVGSRNAGRASRLLFGSTAMKLLRYCPCPVWVSKPGADWSDLEILVASDLKDGSEELLELGVMAAKLGDARLRVVHACEHEMERRMAHVGVKDHQLQEFREKECRAAEQMLHEQLSHTDYRTLSKGVQVDICQADTENAILDRIEEHNIALLVMGTVGRSGVRGMLVGNAAERLLPQISCSILAVKPADFQCPLKWT; encoded by the coding sequence ATGCATAATATCGATAAAGTCTTGGTTGGAATCGACGCCTTCAAAGGTTCCGAGATTTCACTCGCGGGGCTCAGTGAACCTAACAGGAATGCGGTCAATCGAGCAACGTGGTTGGCTGGCCAATCCGATGCGTCCATGATTTTTGCGATCGTTGTCGACGCTGCCGGTCCGACAAAAGACGAGTTCCTCGCCAGCGAACCAGGTCAACAAGTTCAAGCATTGCTTCAGGAACTGGAAGCCCATGCGAAGAGCGAAGGTGTGCAGGCGTCATCGCAGTTGCTCTTTGGGAAATCGGCGGTTGAACTGACACGCGTGGCGGTGCAAGAACCTGCGGACATCCTTATCGTCGGTTCCCGGAACGCCGGCCGAGCGTCTCGGTTGCTGTTCGGAAGCACGGCGATGAAATTACTGCGGTACTGCCCGTGCCCGGTTTGGGTGTCGAAACCTGGAGCGGATTGGTCAGACTTGGAAATCCTCGTTGCGAGCGATCTCAAAGACGGATCGGAAGAACTCCTGGAACTTGGAGTAATGGCCGCCAAGTTGGGGGATGCCCGGTTGCGAGTGGTCCATGCGTGCGAACATGAGATGGAACGACGGATGGCCCACGTGGGCGTGAAAGATCATCAGCTTCAGGAGTTTCGTGAGAAGGAATGCCGTGCCGCCGAGCAGATGCTTCACGAGCAACTTTCCCACACGGACTATCGAACGCTCTCGAAAGGTGTGCAAGTTGATATTTGCCAAGCCGACACCGAGAACGCGATTCTCGATCGTATCGAAGAACATAACATCGCCTTACTCGTGATGGGCACCGTGGGGCGATCGGGGGTGCGTGGGATGTTGGTTGGAAACGCAGCCGAGCGACTGTTGCCGCAAATTTCCTGCTCCATCCTAGCCGTCAAACCCGCCGATTTTCAGTGCCCGTTGAAGTGGACGTAA
- a CDS encoding cysteine desulfurase family protein, producing the protein MTNLPIYLDNHATTRTDPRVVAAMSPFWTECFGNAGSGQHRFGQIAADAVEKARGQIADCLQVPSNEIYFTSGATEANNLALKGIFAGRSQGPTGHLIVSAAEHRAILDPAKRLRRNGVEVTILPVNEHGRVDPQQVADAIRPTTKLVSTIWANNEIGTWNDVATIGRLCRERGVWFHTDAVQAVGKIPIDLRSLPIDLMSCSAHKIYGPPGIGALIVRRGRRRIRLTPLLDGGGQEGGIRSGTVPVPLVIGFGEALRIAGEELPSEEVRIRELRDQLWTRLQTRCDSLILNGHPTERLAGNLNLSVLGVDGTALLAGLTDVAVSSGSACTTRDPEPSHVLRAIGRNDQLSRASLRIGIGRFNTIAEIDTAAEHIATVIEQLRDHKRKHTEHHATHD; encoded by the coding sequence ATGACCAACTTGCCGATCTATCTGGATAACCACGCCACGACTCGCACCGATCCGCGGGTTGTGGCGGCGATGTCGCCGTTCTGGACCGAATGTTTCGGCAACGCGGGCAGTGGGCAACATCGCTTCGGGCAAATCGCGGCAGATGCCGTGGAAAAAGCCCGTGGTCAAATTGCGGACTGTTTGCAGGTTCCGTCCAACGAAATCTACTTCACCAGTGGTGCCACGGAAGCGAACAACCTGGCTTTGAAAGGGATCTTTGCGGGACGCTCTCAAGGGCCAACAGGGCATTTGATCGTCTCCGCCGCCGAGCATCGGGCGATTCTCGATCCCGCCAAACGCCTCCGACGGAATGGCGTTGAGGTAACGATTCTTCCGGTGAATGAACACGGGCGTGTCGATCCGCAGCAAGTCGCCGATGCCATCCGACCAACCACGAAGTTGGTTTCGACCATCTGGGCAAATAATGAGATCGGAACTTGGAACGATGTCGCCACCATCGGGCGACTATGTCGCGAACGCGGCGTGTGGTTTCACACCGATGCGGTGCAAGCGGTCGGAAAAATTCCTATCGACCTAAGATCGCTGCCGATCGATCTCATGAGTTGTTCCGCTCACAAAATCTACGGTCCGCCCGGCATCGGTGCGTTGATCGTTCGGCGGGGACGACGGCGAATTCGACTCACTCCGTTGCTCGATGGCGGTGGCCAGGAGGGGGGAATCCGCAGCGGCACGGTGCCGGTTCCCTTGGTGATTGGGTTCGGCGAAGCCCTACGAATTGCCGGCGAGGAACTTCCGTCCGAAGAGGTCCGAATTCGAGAACTTCGCGACCAACTTTGGACTCGTTTGCAAACGCGTTGCGACTCGTTGATCTTGAATGGTCATCCCACGGAGCGTCTGGCGGGCAACTTGAACTTGAGTGTGCTGGGAGTGGATGGCACCGCGTTACTGGCGGGACTCACCGATGTGGCGGTCAGTTCGGGATCGGCTTGCACCACTCGCGATCCGGAACCGAGCCATGTGCTGCGAGCAATCGGACGCAACGATCAACTAAGCCGCGCGAGTCTGCGGATCGGTATTGGTCGGTTCAACACCATCGCAGAGATCGACACTGCAGCCGAGCATATCGCAACCGTCATCGAACAACTGCGTGACCACAAACGAAAACACACCGAACATCATGCAACGCACGATTGA